A window of Deltaproteobacteria bacterium contains these coding sequences:
- the aprB gene encoding adenylyl-sulfate reductase subunit beta, whose amino-acid sequence MPSFVIVEKCDGCKALDRTACQYICPNDLMILEPEPRPDGTKKAYNQEPDQCWECFNCVKICPQQAIEIRHYSDFTPLGSSTIPLRGTDSIMWTIKFRDGKTMKRFKFPIRTTPEGSIDVYKGKPEADLSKIKEPGFFNTPAREK is encoded by the coding sequence ATGCCAAGCTTTGTAATCGTAGAAAAATGTGATGGTTGTAAAGCGCTGGACCGGACGGCTTGTCAGTACATCTGTCCCAATGACCTGATGATTCTGGAACCCGAACCAAGACCTGATGGTACAAAGAAGGCCTATAACCAGGAGCCGGATCAGTGCTGGGAATGTTTTAACTGCGTCAAGATCTGCCCCCAGCAGGCCATTGAAATCCGTCATTATTCCGACTTTACGCCGCTGGGTTCGAGCACCATTCCGCTGCGCGGCACCGATTCCATCATGTGGACCATCAAGTTCCGGGATGGCAAGACCATGAAACGCTTTAAGTTCCCCATTCGGACTACCCCGGAAGGTTCCATCGACGTCTATAAGGGTAAACCGGAAGCGGACCTCAGCAAGATTAAAGAGCCCGGGTTCTTTAATACTCCGGCTCGGGAGAAGTAG
- a CDS encoding TrpB-like pyridoxal phosphate-dependent enzyme, translated as MKDSYKIFLSEQEMPQQWYNIQPDLPRPMPPYIHPVTHKLLGPEDMAPIFPMELIKQEVSQERWIDIPDEVRRIYRLWRPSPLHRARRLEAELKTPARIYYKNESVSPPGSHKPNTAVAQAYYNKQAGVRRLTTETGAGQWGSALSFACKCFDLECRVYMVKVSYFQKPYRRSLIHIWGAEVFPSPTDMTNSGRAILAKDPNSNGSLGIAISEAVEDAVQHEDTKYSLGSVLNHVLLHQTIVGLETEKQLALAGEEKPDILVGCVGGGSNFAGFAFPFVPRKLKGEDIRIIAVEPTSCPTLTKGQYTYDFGDTAGLTPLIMMYTLGHSFIPPGIHAGGLRYHGDAPLLSLLVHDKIMEARAYPQTPVFESAITFARTEGIIPAPETAHCVHAAIDEALKCKATGEEKCIVIAFSGHGHFDLAAYDAYLGGKLEDYEYPDEKIHEAIAEIPKVRA; from the coding sequence GTGAAGGATTCTTACAAGATTTTTCTGAGTGAGCAGGAAATGCCTCAGCAGTGGTACAATATTCAGCCTGATCTGCCCCGGCCCATGCCGCCCTATATTCATCCAGTCACCCATAAGCTCCTGGGACCAGAGGATATGGCTCCGATTTTTCCAATGGAATTGATCAAACAGGAAGTCAGTCAGGAACGCTGGATTGACATCCCGGATGAAGTGAGGCGCATCTACCGCCTGTGGCGGCCCTCGCCCTTGCACCGGGCCCGGCGGCTGGAGGCGGAGCTTAAAACCCCGGCCCGCATCTATTATAAAAACGAGTCAGTCAGCCCTCCCGGCAGTCATAAGCCCAACACCGCCGTAGCCCAGGCCTATTACAACAAACAGGCAGGCGTCCGCCGTCTGACCACCGAGACCGGGGCGGGACAGTGGGGCAGTGCTCTGTCCTTTGCCTGCAAATGTTTTGACCTGGAATGCCGGGTCTACATGGTGAAGGTGAGTTATTTCCAAAAACCTTATCGCCGCTCCCTGATCCATATCTGGGGGGCCGAGGTTTTCCCCTCTCCGACCGATATGACCAATTCCGGTCGCGCCATCCTGGCCAAAGATCCGAACTCTAACGGCAGCCTGGGGATTGCCATCTCCGAGGCAGTGGAAGATGCGGTGCAGCACGAAGATACCAAATATTCCCTGGGCAGCGTCCTCAATCATGTGCTCTTGCACCAGACCATTGTCGGCCTCGAAACCGAGAAGCAGCTCGCCTTGGCGGGTGAGGAAAAACCCGATATCCTGGTCGGTTGTGTCGGTGGCGGCAGTAATTTCGCCGGTTTTGCCTTCCCCTTTGTGCCGCGCAAATTAAAGGGCGAGGATATCCGCATCATTGCCGTGGAGCCAACCTCCTGTCCGACCTTAACCAAAGGTCAATATACCTATGACTTTGGCGACACCGCCGGTCTGACGCCACTGATTATGATGTATACCTTAGGGCACTCTTTTATACCGCCGGGGATTCATGCCGGGGGCCTGCGCTATCATGGCGATGCCCCGCTGCTCAGCCTGCTGGTGCATGATAAAATTATGGAGGCTCGGGCCTACCCGCAAACCCCGGTGTTTGAATCGGCCATTACCTTTGCCCGCACCGAGGGCATCATTCCGGCCCCGGAAACCGCCCATTGCGTCCATGCGGCTATTGATGAGGCCCTGAAATGCAAGGCCACCGGCGAGGAAAAATGCATCGTCATCGCCTTCAGCGGTCACGGCCATTTCGACCTGGCGGCCTATGATGCCTATTTAGGGGGCAAACTGGAAGATTATGAATATCCCGATGAGAAAATTCACGAGGCTATTGCTGAGATTCCTAAGGTAAGAGCTTAA
- the sat gene encoding sulfate adenylyltransferase encodes MEMIGHGGKPLVEQVVTDRDEALKMIKDLKTMPVSRQMATEAIGIAYGFFSPIEGFMKKADVESTCKKMELADGTVWSIPLVYDISDQEIADYGIKQGDKILLTYEDNPLAIFEIEDIYSYNKESMAQDVYGTKEEKHPGVKRTYAYKDKFLGGKITLVNEPKIREPFTSYFLTPRQHRELFAKKGWQRIVAHQTRNVPHSGHEWLMKHAYIAAHGDLPVEQQETLQGRAISGVLVNCIVGEKRTGDYIDEAIVLCQDELRKSGYFRNDIHMVTMTFWDMRYAGPREAVHHAIIRTNLGLTHHMFGRDHAGVGTYYHSYQAHHLLMSIPKEKLNITPIYVLEWAFCPHCGEVTCVGLCGHHDELQKFSGTKIRSIIMDEVKPTRLIFRPEVFDVVMECSKKYGFGSPFVTTQYLEKAKPAFSIEPL; translated from the coding sequence ATGGAAATGATCGGTCATGGGGGCAAGCCGCTGGTCGAACAAGTTGTCACCGACAGGGACGAAGCCCTTAAAATGATTAAGGATTTAAAAACGATGCCGGTCTCCCGGCAGATGGCCACCGAAGCCATCGGCATCGCCTATGGGTTTTTTTCACCCATCGAAGGTTTTATGAAGAAAGCGGATGTGGAGTCCACCTGCAAGAAGATGGAGCTGGCGGACGGCACAGTGTGGAGCATTCCCCTGGTTTACGACATCTCCGATCAGGAGATCGCCGATTATGGGATCAAACAAGGTGACAAAATCCTCCTGACCTACGAGGACAATCCCTTGGCCATCTTCGAAATCGAGGACATTTACAGTTACAATAAAGAAAGTATGGCTCAGGATGTGTATGGGACCAAAGAGGAGAAGCATCCGGGGGTCAAGCGCACCTATGCATACAAAGATAAGTTCCTGGGTGGCAAGATCACCCTGGTGAACGAACCCAAGATCCGGGAACCCTTCACTTCCTACTTCCTGACCCCCCGACAGCACCGGGAATTATTCGCCAAGAAGGGCTGGCAGCGCATTGTCGCCCACCAGACCCGGAATGTCCCCCACTCCGGTCACGAGTGGCTGATGAAACACGCCTACATCGCCGCCCACGGGGACCTGCCGGTGGAGCAACAGGAAACCCTCCAAGGTCGGGCGATTTCCGGGGTCCTGGTCAACTGCATCGTCGGGGAGAAGCGCACCGGTGACTACATCGACGAAGCCATCGTGTTGTGCCAGGATGAGCTGCGCAAATCCGGCTACTTCCGGAATGATATCCACATGGTGACCATGACCTTCTGGGATATGCGTTATGCCGGACCCCGGGAGGCGGTGCACCACGCCATCATCCGTACCAACCTGGGTCTGACCCACCATATGTTTGGTCGGGACCACGCCGGGGTGGGCACCTACTATCATTCCTATCAGGCCCATCACCTGCTCATGAGCATCCCCAAAGAAAAACTGAACATCACCCCCATCTATGTCTTGGAATGGGCCTTCTGCCCGCACTGCGGCGAGGTTACCTGCGTCGGCCTCTGCGGGCATCACGATGAGCTGCAGAAATTCAGCGGCACCAAAATCAGGTCGATTATTATGGATGAAGTGAAACCGACCCGCCTGATTTTCCGGCCAGAGGTCTTTGATGTGGTCATGGAATGCTCCAAGAAATACGGCTTTGGTTCTCCATTTGTCACCACCCAATATCTGGAAAAGGCCAAGCCGGCCTTCAGCATCGAACCGCTGTAA
- the qmoC gene encoding quinone-interacting membrane-bound oxidoreductase complex subunit QmoC, protein MAEEIVVKPDVEFIKRVQSAGGESLKKCFQCATCSVVCNLSPDSKPFPRKEMNWASWGLKDQLVKDPDIWLCHYCGDCTAYCPRGAKPGEVLGAIRQVAIEHYSWPTPLARMVNDPKYLLFLIAFPLILIGAAIHYFGNFSPEGPIIYSKMLKPWPFVDFIFLGAAAFAIVAFAKGVTAYWKDLNINPWKIRLKENVWLAVAEVVKDILFHNRFRKCITYYNRSTSHLLVFLGFVGLFITTAMAATYEWILHKESPYPITDPLKWVAIPSAIILLYGIWLVIRDRQQAQEQAGPGSYFDWLLIWVIAAVAVTGALCLVLRWMGLAILAYPTYYLHLVSVFFLFFYAPYTKMAHMVYRTTAMIYCKLAERE, encoded by the coding sequence ATGGCTGAGGAAATTGTCGTTAAACCAGATGTTGAGTTTATAAAACGTGTCCAGAGCGCCGGGGGCGAATCTCTGAAAAAATGTTTCCAGTGTGCGACCTGCTCGGTGGTGTGCAATCTCTCCCCCGACTCCAAGCCCTTTCCACGCAAGGAAATGAACTGGGCTAGCTGGGGGCTGAAAGATCAACTGGTCAAAGACCCGGATATCTGGCTCTGCCACTATTGTGGCGATTGCACCGCTTATTGTCCCCGGGGCGCTAAGCCCGGGGAGGTGTTGGGGGCGATCCGACAGGTTGCCATCGAGCACTACTCCTGGCCCACCCCCCTGGCCCGGATGGTCAATGACCCGAAATATCTGCTTTTCTTGATTGCCTTCCCCTTAATCTTAATCGGGGCGGCCATCCATTATTTCGGTAATTTCAGCCCAGAGGGGCCGATCATCTATTCCAAGATGCTCAAGCCCTGGCCTTTTGTGGATTTTATCTTTCTCGGTGCCGCGGCCTTTGCAATAGTGGCCTTTGCCAAAGGGGTAACGGCCTACTGGAAAGACCTCAACATAAATCCCTGGAAAATCCGGCTGAAGGAAAATGTTTGGCTGGCCGTGGCCGAGGTCGTCAAAGATATCTTGTTCCACAACCGCTTTCGGAAATGCATCACCTATTATAACCGCTCGACTTCGCATCTGTTGGTGTTTCTGGGTTTTGTGGGACTGTTTATCACCACTGCTATGGCTGCTACCTACGAATGGATCTTACATAAGGAATCACCTTATCCGATTACGGATCCCTTAAAATGGGTGGCAATTCCCAGTGCCATCATTCTGTTGTATGGCATCTGGCTGGTGATCCGCGACCGTCAGCAGGCTCAGGAGCAGGCCGGCCCGGGGAGTTACTTTGACTGGCTGTTGATCTGGGTAATCGCCGCGGTGGCGGTTACGGGCGCCCTGTGCCTGGTCTTGCGCTGGATGGGATTGGCCATCCTGGCCTACCCCACTTATTACCTGCATCTGGTATCGGTGTTTTTCCTGTTTTTCTATGCCCCGTACACAAAAATGGCGCATATGGTTTACCGGACCACTGCCATGATTTACTGCAAACTGGCGGAGCGAGAATAA
- a CDS encoding YkgJ family cysteine cluster protein, with amino-acid sequence MYSMRDVKPVKLSLKSKFRFNCHPGISCYTQCCGRINIILTPYDIIRLKHRLGLSSGEFLSRYTREEIEERSGLPIVFLKMQNDQDNLCPFVTPEGCTIYTDRPAACRYYPIGQGTLQKEDGIEEFYFLIAEKHCLGYKEDHLWTIESWRLDQEVAQYDELNAEWKAMMLRRDSQTRKPIDPKQQTLFYLASYDLDNFRRYILESRFLEVFAVAPETLTAIQNDDVALLKFGCQYLKYILMIEESMKLKAGTAASLATSK; translated from the coding sequence ATGTACAGCATGCGGGATGTCAAACCCGTCAAGCTTAGTCTAAAAAGCAAATTCCGGTTTAACTGCCACCCGGGCATCTCCTGTTATACCCAATGTTGTGGCCGGATCAATATTATCCTGACCCCTTACGACATTATCCGTCTGAAGCACCGCCTCGGCCTTAGTTCGGGAGAATTTTTAAGCCGCTATACCCGGGAGGAGATTGAGGAAAGATCGGGTCTGCCCATTGTCTTCCTTAAGATGCAGAACGATCAGGACAACCTCTGTCCGTTTGTTACCCCTGAGGGCTGCACCATCTATACCGACCGGCCGGCCGCCTGCCGTTACTATCCCATCGGTCAGGGAACCTTGCAGAAAGAAGACGGGATCGAGGAGTTCTATTTCCTGATCGCCGAGAAACATTGTTTGGGCTATAAGGAAGATCACCTATGGACCATTGAATCCTGGCGGCTCGATCAGGAAGTGGCCCAATATGATGAGCTCAATGCGGAATGGAAGGCCATGATGCTGCGTCGCGACTCCCAGACTCGAAAGCCAATTGACCCCAAGCAGCAGACCCTGTTTTATCTGGCCAGTTATGATCTGGATAACTTCCGGCGCTACATACTTGAGAGCCGTTTTCTGGAGGTTTTCGCGGTGGCGCCGGAGACCCTGACCGCGATCCAAAACGACGACGTCGCCTTATTAAAGTTCGGTTGCCAATATCTGAAATATATCTTGATGATCGAAGAGAGTATGAAGCTCAAGGCCGGGACTGCAGCCTCGCTGGCTACCTCGAAATAA
- a CDS encoding FAD-dependent oxidoreductase, whose translation MEKKLGFYVCKGCEIGQSLDIEGLLKVAAKEGKVPICKEHDVLCSPEGIKFLQDEIANEEINTLVIAACSPRVKFEEFDFPGCLTERVNLRELVVWSHEPNHEETQALAEDYVRMGCAKAKRAEIPEPYASDPIDKTVMVIGGGITGLSAALEVANLGYSVVLVEKEAELGGYGAKLYRQCPRSYPYQVPEEPAVFSKIKEVQAHPKIKVMTSSQVESTEGQPGLYDVVIRSNGNLETIKIGAIILAAGWKPYDPTKLSHLGYGLSPDVITNIQMEELANKGKILRPSDGREAKRVAFIQCAGSRDPDHLPYCSAFCCMTSLKQAHYVRQMNDGLAYIIYKDMRTPGQYELFYKSMQNDPGVMLTKGDVTGVSRGEGGNLYVHAENTLLGEKVKFEADLVVLATGVVPTTLDDPVTNLTYRQGLGLPDLDLYDGFADSNFICFQYETRRTGIYAAGCVRQPMDMATCMEDAAGAALKAVQCLEHTAKGIAVHPRSWDITFPDPFMQRCTQCKRCTEECPFGAIDEDEKGTPYFKINRCRRCGTCMGACPERIISFKDLSVDIVGSMIKAMDVPEEGFRLIGLVCENDAYPALDAVGLHRLQFDPRIRFIPIRCLGSFNLVWIADALSRGIDGVLLLGCKFGEDYQCHFAKGSELANERMGKLQETLDRLALESERAQLIEVAIDDFDRIPGIIENFMARIEEIGENPFKEF comes from the coding sequence ATGGAGAAAAAACTAGGTTTTTATGTCTGCAAAGGATGCGAGATCGGGCAATCCCTGGATATCGAAGGCCTGCTAAAGGTTGCCGCTAAAGAGGGCAAGGTTCCGATCTGCAAAGAACACGATGTCCTATGCAGCCCGGAAGGAATAAAATTTTTACAGGACGAAATCGCCAACGAGGAGATCAACACTCTGGTCATTGCGGCCTGTTCTCCCCGCGTCAAGTTTGAGGAATTTGACTTTCCGGGCTGTTTAACAGAGCGAGTTAACCTACGGGAACTGGTGGTCTGGTCCCATGAGCCTAACCATGAAGAGACCCAGGCTCTGGCCGAGGATTATGTCCGGATGGGCTGTGCCAAAGCCAAAAGAGCTGAAATTCCTGAGCCTTATGCCAGTGACCCGATTGACAAGACGGTTATGGTCATCGGCGGCGGCATAACCGGCTTAAGCGCCGCCCTGGAAGTAGCCAATCTGGGCTACTCCGTAGTTCTGGTGGAAAAAGAGGCCGAACTGGGCGGCTATGGGGCCAAACTCTATCGCCAATGTCCCCGGAGCTATCCTTATCAGGTACCGGAAGAGCCAGCGGTCTTCTCCAAGATCAAGGAAGTCCAAGCCCATCCTAAAATTAAGGTGATGACCTCCTCACAAGTGGAATCGACCGAAGGCCAGCCAGGGCTGTATGATGTGGTGATTAGATCGAACGGCAACCTGGAAACCATAAAAATCGGGGCCATTATCCTGGCGGCGGGCTGGAAGCCCTACGATCCTACCAAGTTAAGCCATTTAGGATATGGGCTGTCGCCGGATGTAATCACTAATATCCAGATGGAAGAACTGGCCAACAAAGGCAAGATCCTGCGGCCCTCGGACGGTCGGGAGGCCAAACGGGTGGCCTTTATCCAGTGTGCCGGCTCTCGTGACCCGGACCATCTGCCTTACTGCTCTGCTTTTTGCTGTATGACCTCCTTGAAACAGGCCCATTATGTCCGGCAGATGAATGACGGACTGGCCTACATCATTTATAAAGACATGCGGACTCCGGGGCAGTATGAGCTGTTCTATAAAAGTATGCAAAACGATCCGGGCGTCATGCTGACCAAAGGCGATGTTACCGGAGTCAGCCGGGGAGAGGGCGGTAACCTGTACGTCCACGCCGAAAATACTCTGCTGGGCGAAAAGGTCAAGTTCGAAGCTGACCTGGTGGTGCTGGCTACCGGCGTCGTTCCCACGACCCTGGATGACCCCGTCACCAACCTTACTTATCGTCAGGGTCTGGGACTGCCCGATCTGGATTTATACGACGGGTTTGCAGATTCCAACTTTATCTGCTTCCAGTATGAAACCCGCCGCACCGGGATTTATGCTGCCGGGTGTGTGCGCCAGCCGATGGATATGGCTACCTGCATGGAGGACGCCGCGGGTGCGGCGCTCAAGGCAGTTCAGTGTCTGGAACATACTGCCAAGGGCATTGCTGTGCATCCTCGTTCCTGGGATATTACCTTCCCCGATCCCTTCATGCAACGTTGCACCCAGTGCAAGCGCTGCACCGAGGAATGTCCATTTGGGGCCATTGACGAAGACGAGAAAGGTACCCCGTACTTCAAGATCAATCGTTGTCGTCGCTGCGGTACCTGTATGGGAGCCTGTCCCGAACGGATCATCTCCTTCAAGGACCTGAGTGTCGATATCGTCGGCTCGATGATCAAGGCCATGGACGTCCCTGAGGAAGGCTTCCGGCTGATCGGGCTGGTGTGCGAAAACGACGCCTATCCGGCCCTGGATGCGGTCGGATTGCATCGCTTACAGTTCGACCCGCGCATCCGCTTCATTCCCATCCGCTGCCTGGGGTCTTTTAACCTGGTATGGATTGCCGATGCCCTGTCCCGCGGGATCGATGGGGTTCTGCTGCTGGGCTGCAAATTCGGAGAGGATTATCAATGCCACTTTGCCAAAGGCAGCGAACTGGCCAACGAACGGATGGGCAAATTGCAAGAGACCCTTGATCGATTGGCGCTCGAATCCGAACGGGCCCAGCTCATTGAAGTGGCAATCGATGATTTTGACCGAATCCCTGGAATCATTGAGAACTTCATGGCGCGCATCGAAGAAATCGGGGAGAATCCATTCAAGGAGTTTTAG
- a CDS encoding CoB--CoM heterodisulfide reductase iron-sulfur subunit A family protein: MTPNDRKVLVIGGGMSGLTTALEAAESGAQVVIVERSPYLGGRVTQLNKYFPKLCPPTCGLEINFRRIKTNPDITFYTLAEVTQISGQEGNFDVTIKVKPRYVNDNCVACDKCAEVCPVERVNDFNYGLDKNKAAYLPFDMAFPLKYVIDDSVCLGSTCAKCVEACAYNAIDLAMQPQTINLKVGAIALAGGWDLYDATKIDNLGFGTVKNVITNMQMERLASPNGPTEGRIRRPSDGQEPKNVAFVQCAGSRDENHLPYCSYICCMASLKQVTYLREQDPEVTASIFYIDIRSPGRYEKFFWKVRDDENVELIRGKVAKITQEPGTDNVIVEAEDTTTGDKIHKTFELVVLAVGMVPATKAMKLPLNISYTEDGFIVPASLPAGVYAVGSLKSPLDVAKSVQEGTGAAIKCLQSLGGR; encoded by the coding sequence GTGACACCGAACGACCGCAAAGTTCTGGTCATCGGGGGAGGGATGAGCGGCCTGACGACGGCACTCGAAGCCGCGGAATCGGGCGCCCAAGTCGTGATCGTGGAAAGGAGCCCGTACCTGGGTGGGAGAGTGACCCAGTTGAATAAGTACTTCCCGAAGCTCTGTCCCCCCACTTGCGGGCTGGAGATCAATTTTCGCCGGATCAAAACCAACCCTGATATCACCTTTTATACCCTGGCGGAGGTGACTCAAATCTCCGGTCAGGAAGGTAATTTTGACGTCACCATTAAAGTTAAGCCACGTTATGTGAACGACAATTGCGTGGCCTGCGATAAATGTGCTGAAGTCTGCCCGGTAGAACGGGTCAATGATTTTAACTATGGACTTGATAAAAACAAAGCGGCCTATCTCCCCTTTGATATGGCCTTTCCCCTTAAATACGTCATCGACGATTCCGTATGTCTGGGCTCAACCTGTGCCAAATGTGTAGAGGCGTGCGCCTATAATGCTATTGACCTGGCAATGCAGCCACAGACGATCAATCTCAAAGTGGGAGCTATCGCCCTGGCTGGCGGCTGGGATCTATATGACGCCACCAAGATCGACAACCTGGGATTTGGCACTGTTAAAAATGTCATTACCAATATGCAGATGGAACGGCTGGCGTCACCCAATGGTCCTACTGAAGGCCGTATTCGGCGTCCCTCGGATGGCCAGGAGCCCAAAAATGTAGCCTTTGTTCAATGTGCCGGTTCTCGGGATGAAAACCACTTGCCGTATTGTTCGTATATCTGCTGCATGGCATCACTGAAACAGGTGACTTATCTGAGAGAACAGGACCCCGAGGTAACAGCCAGCATCTTTTACATCGATATCCGCAGTCCCGGACGCTACGAAAAGTTCTTTTGGAAAGTCCGAGATGACGAAAATGTCGAGTTGATCAGGGGGAAAGTGGCCAAGATCACCCAGGAACCTGGGACCGACAATGTTATCGTCGAAGCTGAGGATACCACGACGGGAGATAAGATCCATAAGACCTTTGAACTGGTCGTGCTGGCCGTGGGCATGGTTCCGGCCACCAAAGCCATGAAACTGCCGTTGAACATCTCCTATACTGAAGACGGTTTCATCGTGCCGGCGTCACTCCCGGCCGGAGTCTATGCCGTCGGTTCCCTGAAAAGCCCTCTTGATGTGGCAAAATCAGTCCAGGAGGGCACCGGAGCCGCCATCAAGTGTCTTCAGAGCCTGGGAGGTAGGTAG
- a CDS encoding adenylyl-sulfate reductase subunit alpha encodes MEKEVCKWSFCEKPAVETIETDFLIVGGGMAACGAAVEAKRWADAAGLKVTLVDKAALDRSGAVAMGLSAINTYVGPENTVDDYVRYVRQDLMGIIREDLVKDVGRHVDDSVHLFEEWGLPIWKKDKEGHTVDGQTAIDEGLPALKDGGQCCRSGRWQMMINGESYKVIVAEAAKNALGMDNIYERVFIVKLMVDKNDNNRVCGAIGFSVRERKVYVFKAKAVLIACGGVVNVFRPRSVAEGQGRAWYPVWNAGSTYAMAAEIGAEMTMMENRFVPARFKDGYGPVGAWFLFFKAQATNAAGEEYMSKNQERLRQEYPGYADAPGTCLRNHAMMIEMREGRGPIYMHTDAAMAELAKVLSKKELKHLEAEAWEDFLDMSISQASLWAATNTEPDKKKSEIMPSEPYLLGSHAGCAGLWVSGPADLAPPEWNWGYNRMTTVTGLFTAGDGTGASGHKFSSGSHAEGRIAGKSAISFIIDHKDDKLEFARDVDEVIAEIYLPFEIYEKYKNYTTDPVVNPNYIKPRHLQARLQKIMDEYCAGVTSQYFTNETSLKTGLENLTMLKEDAARMAAEDLHELMRCWENYHRILAGEAHLRHILFRQETRYPGYYYRADYIKIDDDNWKCFVNSKYNPATNEWEIKKVPYKQLVS; translated from the coding sequence ATGGAAAAAGAAGTTTGTAAATGGTCGTTTTGTGAAAAACCCGCGGTCGAAACGATTGAGACCGATTTTCTAATCGTCGGTGGCGGCATGGCGGCCTGCGGGGCCGCGGTAGAAGCCAAACGCTGGGCGGACGCAGCTGGCCTCAAGGTAACTCTGGTAGATAAGGCGGCCCTAGACCGCAGCGGTGCAGTGGCCATGGGACTATCGGCCATTAATACCTATGTCGGTCCGGAAAATACGGTTGATGACTATGTGCGCTACGTCCGTCAGGACCTGATGGGCATCATCCGGGAAGACCTGGTCAAAGACGTCGGTCGTCATGTCGATGATAGCGTGCACCTGTTCGAGGAATGGGGCCTGCCGATCTGGAAAAAAGATAAAGAAGGCCACACCGTCGACGGTCAGACGGCTATCGATGAAGGTTTGCCGGCCCTGAAAGATGGTGGTCAATGTTGCCGTTCGGGTCGTTGGCAGATGATGATCAACGGCGAATCCTATAAGGTTATCGTTGCTGAGGCCGCGAAGAATGCCCTGGGCATGGATAACATCTATGAGCGGGTGTTCATCGTTAAATTGATGGTCGACAAAAACGATAACAATCGGGTCTGCGGCGCGATTGGCTTCAGCGTCCGGGAGCGCAAGGTCTACGTCTTTAAAGCCAAAGCCGTATTGATCGCCTGTGGCGGCGTGGTCAATGTCTTCCGGCCCCGGTCGGTAGCCGAAGGTCAGGGGCGGGCCTGGTATCCGGTCTGGAATGCCGGCTCCACCTACGCCATGGCCGCGGAGATCGGCGCCGAAATGACCATGATGGAAAACCGCTTCGTCCCGGCCCGGTTCAAGGATGGTTACGGCCCGGTCGGCGCCTGGTTCCTGTTCTTCAAGGCGCAGGCGACCAACGCCGCCGGCGAAGAGTATATGAGCAAGAACCAGGAACGGCTGCGCCAAGAATACCCCGGCTATGCCGATGCTCCGGGCACCTGCCTGCGTAACCATGCCATGATGATCGAGATGCGGGAAGGTCGCGGCCCGATCTATATGCACACCGATGCAGCCATGGCCGAGTTGGCCAAGGTGCTGAGCAAGAAAGAACTCAAGCATTTGGAGGCTGAGGCGTGGGAAGACTTTTTGGATATGTCCATCTCCCAGGCGTCGCTGTGGGCTGCCACTAACACCGAGCCGGATAAGAAAAAGTCTGAGATCATGCCTTCGGAACCCTATCTGCTGGGTTCGCATGCCGGCTGCGCCGGTCTGTGGGTAAGTGGTCCGGCGGATCTGGCCCCGCCCGAGTGGAACTGGGGCTACAACCGGATGACTACCGTAACCGGGCTATTTACTGCAGGTGACGGTACTGGCGCCTCCGGGCATAAGTTCTCCTCGGGCTCCCATGCCGAAGGCCGGATCGCCGGCAAATCGGCTATCTCCTTCATTATAGACCACAAGGATGATAAGCTGGAATTCGCTCGGGATGTAGATGAAGTCATTGCCGAAATCTATCTGCCCTTCGAGATCTACGAGAAGTACAAGAACTACACCACTGATCCGGTGGTCAACCCCAATTACATCAAACCGCGTCATCTCCAGGCCCGGTTACAGAAGATCATGGACGAGTACTGCGCGGGGGTAACCTCCCAATACTTTACCAATGAGACTTCCCTTAAAACCGGTCTGGAAAATCTGACCATGCTGAAAGAAGACGCGGCCCGGATGGCGGCGGAGGATCTGCATGAACTGATGCGCTGCTGGGAAAACTATCACCGCATCCTGGCCGGTGAGGCCCATCTGCGGCACATTCTGTTCCGCCAGGAAACCCGCTACCCGGGTTATTATTACCGGGCGGATTACATCAAGATCGATGATGACAACTGGAAATGCTTTGTCAATTCCAAGTACAATCCCGCCACCAATGAGTGGGAAATTAAGAAGGTTCCTTACAAGCAATTGGTTAGCTAA